Proteins from a genomic interval of Poecile atricapillus isolate bPoeAtr1 chromosome 1, bPoeAtr1.hap1, whole genome shotgun sequence:
- the CDKL1 gene encoding cyclin-dependent kinase-like 1 isoform X1 — protein sequence MERYEKLGKVGEGSYGVVFKCRNKDTGQIVAIKRFLESEEDPVIRKIALREIRMLKQLKHPNLVNLLEVFRRKRRLHLVLEYCEHTVLHELDKHPRGVPEYLVKSITWQTLQAVNFCHKHNCIHRDVKPENILITKHSVIKLCDFGFARILTGPSDYYTDYVATRWYRSPELLVGDTQYGPPVDVWAIGCVFAELLSGVPLWPGKSDVDQLYLIRRTLGERPLQHRSLPRSEWGAARGDLPSRSLPLEGDLIPRHQQVFSTNQFFSGVRIPDPESMEPLEMKFPNISYSALALMKGCLRMDPAERQSCEQLLQHPYFESFREAAELGKEHEKSPRKPARLTRKHVPGVQHLPQLTCSNVLPALDSKKNCYKTRKSKYHFPNI from the exons ATGGAGCGCTACGAGAAGCTGGGCAAGGTCGGGGAGGGCTCCTACGGAGTCGTCTTCAAGTGCCGCAACAAGGACACGGGTCAGATTGTGGCCATCAAGAGGTTCCTGGAGTCCGAGGAGGATCCGGTGATCCGGAAGATCGCCCTGAGGGAGATCCGTATGCTCAAG CAACTCAAGCACCCCAACCTGGTGAACCTGCTGGAGGTGTTCAGGAGGAAGCGGCGGCTGCACCTGGTGTTGGAATACTGCGAGCACACGGTGCTGCACGAGCTGGACAAGCACCCCCGCGG gGTGCCAGAGTACCTGGTGAAGAGCATAACCTGGCAGACCCTGCAGGCTGTGAACTTCTGCCATAAACACAAT tGCATCCACCGGGATGTAAAGCCAGAGAACATCCTGATAACAAAGCACTCGGTCATCAAACTCTGCGATTTTGGATTTGCTCGAATCCTGA CCGGTCCCAGTGACTACTACACCGACTACGTGGCCACCAGGTGGTACCGCTCCCCGGAGCTGCTGGTGGGGGACACCCAGTACGGCCCGCCCGTGGACGTGTGGGCCATCGGCTGCGTGTTCGCCGAGCTGCTCTCGGGGGTGCCCCTGTGGCCCGGCAAGTCGGACGTGGACCAGCTGTACCTGATCCGCAGAACCCTGGGTGAGCGTCCCCTGCAGCACCGGAGCCTGCCCAGGAGCGAGTGGGGAGCAGCCAGGGGGGATTTACCCAGCAGATCTCTCCCTTTAGAAG GGGATCTCATTCCCAGGCACCAGCAAGTCTTCAGCACCAACCAATTCTTCAGTGGGGTAAGAATTCCAGACCCAGAGAGCATG gaacCACTGGAAATGAAATTCCCCAATATTTCATACTCTGCACTGGCTCTCATGAAG GGCTGCCTTCGGATGGACCCTGcggagaggcagagctgtgagcagctgctgcagcaccccTATTTTGAGAGCTTtagggaggcagcagagctgggcaaagAACATGAAAAGAGCCCTCGGAAGCCAGCCAGGCTGACTCGGAAGCACGTGCCAGGG GTACAGCACCTGCCTCAGCTGACCTGCAGCAATGTTCTCCCAGCTTTGGACAGCAAGAAGAACTGCTACAAGACAAGGAAATCAAAGTACCACTTCCCAAACATCTGA
- the CDKL1 gene encoding cyclin-dependent kinase-like 1 isoform X2 produces MERYEKLGKVGEGSYGVVFKCRNKDTGQIVAIKRFLESEEDPVIRKIALREIRMLKQLKHPNLVNLLEVFRRKRRLHLVLEYCEHTVLHELDKHPRGVPEYLVKSITWQTLQAVNFCHKHNCIHRDVKPENILITKHSVIKLCDFGFARILTGPSDYYTDYVATRWYRSPELLVGDTQYGPPVDVWAIGCVFAELLSGVPLWPGKSDVDQLYLIRRTLGDLIPRHQQVFSTNQFFSGVRIPDPESMEPLEMKFPNISYSALALMKGCLRMDPAERQSCEQLLQHPYFESFREAAELGKEHEKSPRKPARLTRKHVPGVQHLPQLTCSNVLPALDSKKNCYKTRKSKYHFPNI; encoded by the exons ATGGAGCGCTACGAGAAGCTGGGCAAGGTCGGGGAGGGCTCCTACGGAGTCGTCTTCAAGTGCCGCAACAAGGACACGGGTCAGATTGTGGCCATCAAGAGGTTCCTGGAGTCCGAGGAGGATCCGGTGATCCGGAAGATCGCCCTGAGGGAGATCCGTATGCTCAAG CAACTCAAGCACCCCAACCTGGTGAACCTGCTGGAGGTGTTCAGGAGGAAGCGGCGGCTGCACCTGGTGTTGGAATACTGCGAGCACACGGTGCTGCACGAGCTGGACAAGCACCCCCGCGG gGTGCCAGAGTACCTGGTGAAGAGCATAACCTGGCAGACCCTGCAGGCTGTGAACTTCTGCCATAAACACAAT tGCATCCACCGGGATGTAAAGCCAGAGAACATCCTGATAACAAAGCACTCGGTCATCAAACTCTGCGATTTTGGATTTGCTCGAATCCTGA CCGGTCCCAGTGACTACTACACCGACTACGTGGCCACCAGGTGGTACCGCTCCCCGGAGCTGCTGGTGGGGGACACCCAGTACGGCCCGCCCGTGGACGTGTGGGCCATCGGCTGCGTGTTCGCCGAGCTGCTCTCGGGGGTGCCCCTGTGGCCCGGCAAGTCGGACGTGGACCAGCTGTACCTGATCCGCAGAACCCTGG GGGATCTCATTCCCAGGCACCAGCAAGTCTTCAGCACCAACCAATTCTTCAGTGGGGTAAGAATTCCAGACCCAGAGAGCATG gaacCACTGGAAATGAAATTCCCCAATATTTCATACTCTGCACTGGCTCTCATGAAG GGCTGCCTTCGGATGGACCCTGcggagaggcagagctgtgagcagctgctgcagcaccccTATTTTGAGAGCTTtagggaggcagcagagctgggcaaagAACATGAAAAGAGCCCTCGGAAGCCAGCCAGGCTGACTCGGAAGCACGTGCCAGGG GTACAGCACCTGCCTCAGCTGACCTGCAGCAATGTTCTCCCAGCTTTGGACAGCAAGAAGAACTGCTACAAGACAAGGAAATCAAAGTACCACTTCCCAAACATCTGA